One genomic segment of Ferrimonas sp. YFM includes these proteins:
- a CDS encoding response regulator transcription factor codes for MLQLLLIEDNLDLATSILDYLELEGISCDHAANGQLGLELCRKHSFDTIILDLNLPKMDGLTLCQHLRHDGDDTPVLMLTARDSLQDKITGFEAGTDDYLVKPFAIEELLVRVHALAKRRSGQARRLSLGPINLDLDAKEGWMGDQPMKLSPTGFKLLEVLIRQAPNPVSRAELTRGVWGEDPPDSNSLKVHIHKLRRAMEPNDAMLITVPGFGFSLRVIPTSSNT; via the coding sequence GTGCTGCAGCTGCTGCTGATTGAAGACAACCTGGATCTGGCGACCTCCATCCTGGATTACCTGGAGCTGGAGGGGATCAGCTGTGACCATGCGGCCAATGGTCAACTGGGGTTGGAGCTGTGCCGCAAGCACAGCTTCGACACCATCATCCTGGATCTCAACCTGCCCAAGATGGACGGGCTGACTCTGTGCCAACACCTGCGCCATGACGGGGACGACACCCCGGTGCTGATGCTCACCGCCAGAGACAGCCTGCAGGATAAGATCACCGGCTTTGAAGCGGGCACCGATGACTACCTGGTGAAGCCCTTCGCCATCGAAGAGCTCTTGGTCAGGGTGCACGCCCTGGCCAAACGCCGCAGCGGCCAGGCTCGTCGTCTCTCCCTGGGCCCCATTAACTTGGATCTGGACGCCAAGGAGGGGTGGATGGGTGACCAACCCATGAAGCTCTCCCCCACCGGCTTCAAGCTGTTGGAGGTGCTGATTCGTCAGGCGCCCAACCCGGTCAGCCGGGCCGAACTGACCCGGGGCGTCTGGGGCGAGGATCCACCAGACAGCAACAGCCTCAAGGTGCACATCCACAAGCTGCGCCGCGCCATGGAGCCCAATGACGCCATGCTGATCACCGTCCCCGGCTTCGGCTTCAGCCTAAGAGTAATACCAACTTCATCAAATACTTGA
- a CDS encoding HAMP domain-containing sensor histidine kinase, whose amino-acid sequence MKIRESIHRRVVATVVVLATLMGLSLTWLSGRAFFEGMDKVMLGTMIEAAMVTEVSDGHPSSIMSFRVASRWQDLPQEIQQNLDRPTEPLTLLINVSGFPPFTEPEYGYFATLVPREDGTVRYVSREFRKGEEPHIKLKGMDPLIFTIATALVILTLFMLLLKVSLFRVSRPVERLGQWASNLDHNSIKEPPPDFHYMELNRLAGMIRSSLSTIEQNVERKREFLQNASHELRTPISVLRTSTSLLRKLSPDASSKQQAVLERIERASITMSDLTHTLLWLERETDDTLPCIDLSLEELTHQLSDELNYLLQGREVSLELDTQAGTLQLPGTVCRIVLTNLIRNAFQHTASGLIQIRQRNAEITIINPDSDEYSEELGFGLGLKLVEKLVEQYHWTFERYEKDGTHITRVIFVSGEDLTQPV is encoded by the coding sequence ATGAAAATTAGAGAGAGTATTCACCGCCGGGTAGTGGCCACTGTGGTGGTATTGGCGACCCTGATGGGACTGAGCCTGACCTGGCTCAGTGGCCGGGCGTTTTTCGAAGGCATGGACAAAGTCATGTTAGGCACCATGATAGAAGCAGCAATGGTGACAGAGGTGTCCGACGGTCACCCCTCCTCCATCATGAGCTTTCGAGTGGCCAGCCGCTGGCAGGATCTGCCTCAGGAGATTCAGCAGAACCTGGATAGGCCCACAGAGCCACTGACACTGCTGATCAACGTCAGCGGCTTCCCCCCCTTCACCGAGCCCGAGTATGGTTACTTTGCCACTCTGGTGCCCCGGGAGGATGGTACGGTCCGCTACGTCTCCCGCGAGTTCCGTAAGGGCGAAGAGCCTCATATCAAGCTCAAGGGGATGGACCCGCTGATCTTCACGATAGCCACCGCTCTGGTGATCCTGACCCTGTTCATGCTGCTGCTCAAGGTCAGTCTGTTCCGGGTCTCCCGGCCCGTAGAGCGTCTGGGGCAGTGGGCCAGCAATCTGGATCACAACTCCATTAAGGAGCCGCCGCCGGACTTTCACTACATGGAGCTTAACCGCCTCGCCGGAATGATCCGCTCCAGCCTCTCCACCATAGAGCAGAACGTCGAGCGCAAGCGGGAGTTTCTGCAAAACGCCAGTCATGAGCTGCGCACCCCCATCTCGGTGCTGCGCACCTCCACCTCTCTGCTTAGGAAGTTAAGCCCCGACGCCAGCAGCAAACAGCAGGCGGTATTGGAACGCATCGAGCGGGCCAGCATCACCATGAGCGACCTGACTCATACCCTGCTGTGGTTGGAACGGGAAACCGACGACACCCTGCCCTGCATCGACCTGTCGCTGGAGGAGTTGACTCATCAGCTGAGCGATGAGCTGAACTACCTGCTGCAGGGCAGAGAGGTGTCCCTGGAGCTGGATACCCAGGCTGGCACCCTGCAACTGCCGGGCACTGTGTGCCGCATTGTACTGACCAACCTGATCCGCAATGCGTTTCAGCACACCGCCAGCGGCCTGATTCAGATCCGCCAACGAAACGCGGAGATCACCATCATCAATCCGGACAGCGACGAATACAGCGAAGAGCTGGGATTTGGCCTGGGACTGAAGCTGGTGGAGAAACTGGTGGAGCAGTACCACTGGACCTTTGAACGCTACGAGAAAGACGGCACGCACATCACCCGGGTCATCTTCGTTAGCGGTGAAGACCTGACACAGCCCGTATAG